The Pectinophora gossypiella chromosome 10, ilPecGoss1.1, whole genome shotgun sequence genome contains a region encoding:
- the LOC126370222 gene encoding NADP-dependent malic enzyme-like — translation MFTAVPRSLLCCSNALSPHRALAYALTKCPSFFEASQCREYHEVTGNIICPNVVRGIDHLRDPRLNKGLAFTLEERQALGIHGLLAAKFKTQEEQLEICRISVDRYEENLNKYLYLVELQDRNEKLFFRLLAENIEKYLPIVYTPTVGLACQRFGLIYRRPRGLFITINDKGHIFNILKNWPEPDVRAIVFTDGERILGLGDLGAYGMGIPVGKLSLYTALAGIKPHQCLPITLDVGTDNPDLLEDPLYIGLRQKRVRGKEYDEFIDEFMEACVQRYGQNTLLQFEDFALANAGRLLQKYRMKYCTFNDDIQGTASVAVAGLMAAVRVTKRKLSENIYLFLGAGSAANGIANLTVAAMVADGLTERQARDRVYMFDVDGLLSTRREGGVPPHAKAFGKDIEPEKDFEACVAKIKPSCLIGCSTVGGAFTPTVLKQMAQNTHRPVIFALSNPTSKAECTAQDAYDHTEGRCIFASGSPFPPVKYDGKEFHTGQGNNSYIFPGVALGVIATATHHIPETMFLTAARTLAEYVSADDLAIGRIYPSLAEVKDVSVAIAIEVAKMAYDEGLASVYPQPKDLAKHVQNQMYNHFYESSMPVVWDWKPEEKFEVRPIQPVPKNI, via the exons atgtttacCGCAGTACCCAGGTCATTATT ATGTTGTTCAAACGCGTTAAGCCCTCATCGGGCACTCGCGTATGCCTTGACGAAATGCCCCTCGTTCTTCGAGGCGTCCCAGTGCCGGGAGTACCACGAGGTCACCGGCAACATTATCTGCCCCAATGTGGTCAGGGGCATCGACCATTTGAGAGATCCTCGCCTTAACAAG GGTCTAGCCTTCACTCTAGAAGAACGTCAAGCCCTCGGGATCCATGGCTTATTGGCAGCCAAGTTCAAAACGCAAGAGGAACAACTCGAGATTTGCAGAATATCTGTTGATAGATACGAGGAGAATCTGAACAAATACCTCTACCTCGTGGAGTTACAG GATAGAAATGAGAAGTTGTTCTTCAGACTCCTAGCGGAGAACATTGAGAAGTACCTGCCGATTGTGTACACCCCAACAGTGGGCCTGGCCTGCCAAAGGTTCGGCCTCATCTACAGAAGACCTAGAGGCCTCTTCATCACCATCAACGATAAAGGCCATATATTCAATATCCTTAAAAACTG GCCTGAACCAGATGTGCGCGCGATCGTGTTCACCGACGGCGAGAGAATCTTAGGTCTGGGCGACCTGGGTGCCTATGGAATGGGCATTCCCGTCGGTAAGCTGTCTCTCTACACGGCGCTTGCTGGCATCAAGCCACATCAATGTCTGCCCATCACGCTGGACGTGGGGACTGACAATCCG GACCTTCTTGAAGATCCGCTGTACATCGGTCTACGACAGAAGAGAGTTCGTGGCAAGGAGTACGATGAGTTTATCGACGAATTCATGGAAGCGTGCGTCCAGAGATATGGACAGAACACGCTTTTGCAA TTCGAGGACTTCGCTCTGGCGAACGCTGGTCGTCTCCTCCAGAAGTACCGCATGAAGTACTGCACGTTCAATGATGACATCCAAGGCACGGCGAGTGTCGCCGTCGCTGGTCTCATGGCCGCTGTCAGAGTCACCAAGAGGAAGCTCAGCGAGAACATTTATCTGTTCCTTGGCGCTGGATCG GCAGCGAACGGTATTGCCAACCTAACAGTGGCGGCTATGGTCGCGGATGGTCTGACGGAGCGACAGGCGAGGGACCGAGTGTATATGTTCGACGTCGACGGGCTTCTGTCGACGAGGCGGGAAGGTGGTGTCCCGCCCCATGCCAAGGCGTTCGGAAAGGACATCGAGCCCGAGAAGGACTTCGAAGCGTGCGTCGCCAAGATCAAGCCAAGTTGTCTTATTG GCTGTTCAACTGTAGGCGGCGCATTCACCCCGACGGTGTTGAAGCAAATGGCTCAGAACACGCATAGACCCGTCATCTTCGCTCTCTCCAACCCCACCAGCAAAGCCGAGTGTACCGCGCAGGACGCCTACGACCATACTGAG GGTCGCTGCATCTTCGCGTCCGGCTCGCCGTTCCCGCCAGTCAAGTACGACGGCAAGGAGTTCCACACGGGGCAGGGCAACAACTCGTACATCTTCCCCGGCGTCGCGCTCGGCGTCATCGCGACCGCCACACACCATATACCCGAGACTATGTTCCTTACTGCCGCCCGG ACCCTGGCAGAGTACGTGAGCGCGGACGACCTCGCGATCGGCCGCATCTACCCGTCGCTCGCGGAAGTGAAGGACGTCTCTGTAGCCATCGCTATCGAGGTCGCTAAGATGGCCTACGACGAAG GTTTGGCCTCCGTGTACCCACAGCCAAAAGACTTGGCGAAGCATGTCCAGAACCAAATGTACAACCACTTCTACGAGAGTTCTATGCCTGTGGTATGGGACTGGAAACCAGAGGAGAAGTTCGAAGTGCGACCCATACAACCTGTTCCTAAGAACATCTAA
- the LOC126370380 gene encoding uncharacterized protein LOC126370380: MGKGAKKRKKKIDSEEAGSDSSADYNSMKSFEVEPPKDKYEVFKIPDYVRYYPEDGGNFEYVVFMESTKPEQPLGARDMMSLANSLKRYNKGVKQLQRINKFKIGVIFERPGLANAALTNKKFLDSHNLKASIPASSSEVTGVITHVPTDLSNEQIYSALTSTKNIVTIRRFMRRVKNDFGEFNLEPTKTVSITFSCPNLPESVDLNSWRFELRPYIPPVKQCLKCLRYGHIAKFCKNAERCSICGESHNFKVCTKLPKDASCCHCKGNHIAISSQCPVKKEQIELNKQKVETRSYASIINQKSFPPLKQHPTDLLASLLNSDQILNMVVESVVKLVAMHKNSEASICSQSIKDTLLDTIKRNKKSQ; the protein is encoded by the coding sequence ATGGGGAAAGGcgcaaaaaaacgtaaaaagaaaattgattcTGAGGAGGCCGGGTCTGATAGTTCGGCAGACTATAATTCAATGAAGTCATTTGAAGTAGAACCTCCAAAGGATAAGTATGAAGTCTTCAAGATTCCTGATTATGTTCGATATTATCCAGAAGATGGCGGCAACTTTGAATATGTTGTCTTCATGGAAAGTACGAAGCCTGAGCAACCTCTGGGTGCTCGAGATATGATGTCCCTTGCAAATTCCCTGAAAAGATACAATAAAGGAGTGAAACAGCtgcaaagaataaataaatttaaaattggagtCATATTTGAGCGGCCCGGCCTGGCGAACGCTGctctaacaaataaaaaatttttGGATTCGCATAATCTGAAAGCGTCGATACCAGCATCCTCAAGTGAGGTCACTGGTGTAATAACTCACGTGCCTACAGACCTCTCTAATGAACAAATATATTCTGCATTGACATCAACCAAAAACATTGTCACTATTCGAAGATTTATGAGGCGTGTCAAAAACGATTTTGGAGAGTTCAATTTAGAGCCAACAAAGACTGTATCCATAACTTTTTCATGCCCAAATTTACCCGAAAGTGTTGACCTCAACAGCTGGCGGTTCGAGCTTCGTCCGTATATTCCACCAGTTAAACAATGCTTGAAGTGTTTGCGGTATGGACATATCGCAAAGTTTTGTAAAAATGCTGAACGCTGCTCCATCTGCGGTGAGTCTCATAATTTTAAAGTTTGCACCAAGCTACCCAAGGATGCTTCTTGTTGTCACTGCAAAGGAAATCATATAGCTATATCATCTCAATGTCCAGTCAAAAAAGAACAAATAGAATTAAACAAACAGAAAGTGGAGACCAGATCGTATGCCTCTATAATTAACCAGAAGTCCTTCCCTCCGTTGAAGCAACATCCAACTGACCTCCTAGCATCTTTACTTAACTCAGATCAAATACTAAACATGGTTGTGGAATCAGTGGTGAAGCTGGTTGCTATGCACAAAAATAGTGAGGCATCAATTTGCTCACAGAGTATTAAGGACACACTCTTGGATACTataaagagaaacaagaaatcTCAATAG